A single region of the Triticum dicoccoides isolate Atlit2015 ecotype Zavitan chromosome 2B, WEW_v2.0, whole genome shotgun sequence genome encodes:
- the LOC119361910 gene encoding disease resistance protein Pik-2-like — protein MELVVGASEATMKSVMGKLGVLLAQEYTLIRGVNGDLQYINDELASMQSFLRDLTAVSAGQVQSHGHRMKDWMKQIRDITYDIEDCIDDSAHRLHGLRSDMCCYYFANSVYEVLTWWPRRDVASKISVLKMRAQQIGERRERYGVNNPEAAGGSEGSHAGNGTAAGFDAADNQEASLELVAMKDPVGVEDHMKELEEWLTNDKNTSGVLYVVGFGGVGKTTIATALYRKFGDQFDHRAMVNVSQSSDINAVLTNIKNQVMPQSSGQRQQAGGGVLGRLKRGTSALAAKCCSAGASEETRGETKLDKLKKDLGKHFDDSSYLVLVDDVWSAATWDQIRKSLPSSKQRTRIIVTTRFQAVATRRRGEEGDHTRKVSPLGIGESEKLFKQAFFESKGSKVDKVPKEVWKMCGGLPLAIVIMAGHVACNPNKSEDEWSKVCNSLFPELGKDHGKDGGRDLNQEEVGRIVSHCYNDMPADIKTCSLYLSIFPKGQRISRKRLTRRWIAEAFVAEKQGLSVEDVAETYFNHLIRRKIIRPVEHSSNGKVKKCIVHDMVLEHIVAKASEENFITVIGGNWLMQLPSSKVRRLSLQESDSKRANDTEKMNLSHVRSLTMFGSLNQLPSHSFKFGIVQVLDLEGCIGFKAHHTEEICKMLLLKYLSLRRSDTKQLPKAIGKLENLETLDIRETSVVELPKTVCQLERLVNVLGGDKRTRRALKLPQELNKKKKMKALRILSGIEIVGGLADLHHLTELRKLAIYKLSTMSDDPSFKDLSSSIEYLGGYSLNTLIIDDESSKFINSLDDLSSPPKFLVALELSGKMVQLPGWITQLTALTKLTLSVTALRTDNLLLLSNLDALFSLTFSFRAEKQDSETLTILAENKLSSDGEITIPNAGFKSLKLLRFFAPLLPVLSFSKNAMPELERLELQFSMLEGLYGVENLAGIKVVHLTLKDKDGEYMTKEVQHEVETAVKRRTDGKAPKIILDQ, from the exons ATGGAGCTGGTGGTGGGAGCTTCGGAGGCGACGATGAAGTCCGTCATGGGCAAGCTGGGCGTCCTCCTCGCCCAGGAGTACACCCTGATCCGGGGCGTCAACGGCGACCTCCAGTACATCAACGACGAGCTGGCCAGCATGCAGTCCTTCCTCCGCGACCTCACCGCCGTCAGCGCCGGCCAAGTCCAGAGCCACGGCCACCGGATGAAGGACTGGATGAAGCAGATCCGCGACATCACCTACGACATCGAGGATTGCATCGACGACTCCGCCCACCGCCTCCACGGCCTGCGGTCCGACATGTGCTGCTACTACTTCGCCAACAGCGTCTACGAGGTCCTCACATGGTGGCCTCGCCGCGACGTCGCCTCCAAGATCTCCGTTCTCAAGATGCGGGCGCAGCAGATCGGGGAGCGGCGGGAGAGGTACGGCGTCAACAACCCGGAGGCTGCCGGCGGATCTGAGGGTTCTCATGCCGGAAACGGCACCGCTGCTGGATTCGACGCCGCCGACAACCAGGAGGCGAGCCTTGAGCTCGTCGCCATGAAGGATCCGGTGGGGGTGGAGGACCACATGAAAGAGCTGGAAGAGTGGCTGACTAACGACAAGAACACCTCCGGCGTGCTGTATGTTGTTGGGTTCGGAGGGGTGGGGAAGACCACCATTGCCACCGCCTTGTACCGGAAATTTGGGGACCAATTCGACCACCGCGCCATGGTCAACGTGTCTCAGAGCTCCGACATCAACGCTGTCCTCACCAACATCAAGAATCAAGTCATGCCGCAGTCCAGCGGCCAAAGGCAGCAAGCCGGCGGAGGCGTACTCGGCCGGCTCAAGCGAGGCACCTCGGCATTGGCGGCCAAGTGCTGCAGCGCCGGCGCGTCAGAGGAAACACGTGGTGAGACGAAGCTGGATAAGCTCAAGAAAGATCTCGGGAAACACTTTGATGACAGCAG TTACTTGGTCTTGGTTGATGATGTTTGGTCTGCAGCAACGTGGGACCAAATCAGAAAGTCACTTCCTTCAAGCAAGCAGCGCACCAGAATAATAGTTACTACACGGTTTCAAGCTGTTGCCACAAGACGCAGAGGAGAAGAAGGTGATCATACTCGTAAAGTTTCCCCTCTTGGCATTGGAGAATCTGAGAAGCTATTTAAGCAGGCCTTCTTTGAATCCAAAGGAAGCAAGGTTGATAAGGTTCCAAAGGAAGTCTGGAAAATGTGCGGTGGGCTGCCACTGGCCATAGTTATCATGGCTGGTCATGTGGCTTGCAACCCGAACAAATCAGAGGACGAATGGTCGAAGGTTTGCAATTCTCTATTTCCAGAGTTAGGGAAAGATCATGGCAAAGATGGTGGGAGAGATCTTAACCAGGAGGAAGTTGGTAGGATTGTGAGTCATTGCTACAATGACATGCCTGCTGACATCAAAACTTGTTCCCTGTATTTGAGCATATTTCCAAAGGGCCAGAGAATCAGCAGGAAGCGTTTAACAAGGCGATGGATAGCTGAAGCTTTCGTTGCTGAGAAGCAGGGCCTGAGTGTGGAGGACGTTGCAGAGACATATTTCAATCATCTCATAAGGAGGAAGATCATCCGACCAGTGGAGCACAGCAGCAATGGGAAGGTGAAGAAATGCATAGTCCACGACATGGTCCTTGAACACATTGTAGCGAAGGCAAGTGAAGAAAATTTCATCACTGTGATTGGTGGTAACTGGCTTATGCAGCTACCTAGCAGCAAGGTCCGCCGGCTGTCCCTCCAGGAAAGCGATTCCAAACGTGCAAATGATACAGAGAAGATGAACCTGTCTCATGTCCGATCACTGACCATGTTTGGGAGCTTGAACCAACTGCCTTCCCATTCATTCAAGTTTGGAATTGTACAAGTCCTGGATCTTGAAGGCTGCATAGGTTTCAAAGCGCATCATACAGAGGAGATATGCAAGATGCTTCTTCTCAAGTATCTCAGCCTCCGAAGAAGTGACACTAAACAGCTTCCAAAAGCGATTGGAAAGCTTGAGAACCTCGAGACTCTGGACATTAGAGAGACAAGTGTTGTTGAGTTGCCTAAAACCGTATGCCAGCTTGAACGACTGGTAAACGTACTTGGTGGGGATAAAAGAACAAGAAGGGCACTGAAGCTTCCTCAAGagttgaacaagaagaagaaaatgaaggccTTGCGCATACTGTCAGGGATTGAGATTGTTGGGGGATTGGCTGACTTGCATCATCTGACTGAGCTGAGGAAGCTTGCCATCTACAAGCTCAGCACCATGAGCGACGATCCGAGTTTCAAAGATTTAAGCTCCTCGATCGAGTACCTTGGGGGCTACTCTCTGAACACCCTCATAATTGATGACGAGTCATCCAAGTTTATCAATTCACTGGATGATCTGTCATCACCACCAAAATTCCTTGTTGCCCTCGAGTTATCTGGCAAGATGGTTCAGCTCCCTGGCTGGATCACACAACTCACTGCTCTCACCAAGTTAACCCTCTCAGTAACAGCTCTCCGGACAGATAACTTGCTGCTCCTTAGCAATCTAGATGCACTGTTCTCCCTCACCTTCTCATTCAGGGCAGAGAAGCAGGATTCTGAAACACTGACTATTCTAGCAGAAAACAAGCTGTCCTCTGATGGGGAGATCACAATCCCAAATGCTGGTTTTAAGAGCCTTAAGCTTCTTCGCTTCTTTGCTCCTCTCTTGCCAGTACTGAGCTTTTCGAAGAATGCCATGCCAGAGCTGGAGAGGCTTGAGCTACAGTTCAGCATGCTGGAGGGGCTCTATGGCGTGGAAAACCTTGCGGGAATCAAGGTGGTGCATCTGACGTTGAAGGACAAAGACGGTGAATATATGACGAAAGAGGTGCAGCACGAGGTGGAGACAGCAGTGAAGAGGAGGACCGATGGCAAGGCACCCAAGATAATCCTCGATCAGTGA